The stretch of DNA TCGAGCAGGTCCTTCGGCATGTAGGCGTCCCAGTTGGAGATCACCAGCTTGCCGTCGGCTCTCGCCGTGCCGCCCGGCGCGGCCAGGGCCAGCATCGTGCCGAGCGCCAGGGCGCCGGCGAAACCTGAAAAGGTGGAAGCAGTCCCGATCATGCGCATCGCGGGGTCCCCAGGGATGGTGCCGGCATGCCTCATCGGGCGCGCCTTATGTCTTATGCGGCCTTACTGTACACGCAGAACACAGTCTGAAAAGCCATAACTGAATAATTTTTAAAAATAATACATTCCGTGATGTGACGTGCGGCACGGCGTCGGCGGCCGGAGGCACGCCGGCCAGCCGCCGTCGGCACGGCGCGCTGGAAAACCGCGGGCGCCGCTCCATGTTTCGCTGGCGAAGGAGAGGCGCGATGAAACAGCCCGGTCCTGACCATCCCATCACCATCGAGCTCGGCACCAGGCGCGTGCGGGTCCTGTTCAACGGCTTCGTGGTGGCCGACACGATCCGCACCCTGGACCTCAGGGAGGCCGGCCATCCCCTGGTCCGCTACGTCCCGCGCGAGGATGCGGACATGCGGCTGCTACGCCGCAGCGACCACGAAACCCATTGTCCGTACAAGGGCGAGGCCAGCCATTTCACCATCGTCGCCGACGGCCGGGAGGCGGAGAACGCGGTGTGGAGCTACGAGCACCCCTCCCGCGCCATGGCGGCCATCGCCTGGCACCTGGCCTTCTATCCCGACCGGGTCGACGCGATCGAGGTCCTCGGCTGACGAGGAGGCGAGGTCTTCCGTCGCAGGTCGAGGGCGCGGCTCGGGCCTTCAAAAGCCGCGTTGCCGCTCCCATGTCCGGTGCACAGGAGAATCGCCATGAAAGAGCCAGGCCCCGATCATCCCATCACCGTCACGCCGAACGCGCGGCGGGTGCGCGTCGTCTTCAACGGCCGGGTGGTGGCCGAGACGGCACGCGCGCTGACGCTGAAGGAATCGACGTATCCCGCGGTGCAGTACATCCCGCGCGAGGACGCCGACATGAGCCTGTTCGAGCGCACGGCGCACGCAACGCATTGCCCCTACAAGGGCGATGCGAGCTACTTCACCCTCCGCGCCGACGGACGGGAGGCTGCGAATGCGGTATGGAGCTACGAGCACCCCTACAAGGCGGTGTCGGGCATCGCCGGGCACCTCGCCTTCTATCCCGACCGGGTCGACCGGATCGAGGAGCTGGGCTGAAGAGGCACTGCTCTCCCGTCGCACTCCCGAATTCGAATAGGACTTGATCCTATTTGCCATGGTATCGTGGCAATGAGGGGCCACGCCATGAGAACCACCCAGCAATTCAGCATCACCCTTCCGCACGACATGGCGGAAGCCGTCGAGCGCAAGATCGCATCGGGCAGCTATGCGTCGGTCAGCGAAGTCATGCGCGACGGCGTCCGCGCTTTGCTGGAGCGCGATGCGGCGGTCGAGAGATGGCTGCGCGAGGAGGTGCTCGCCGGCCATGCCGAGTACATGGCCGATCCTGACAAAGGTATCCCCGCCGAAGAAATCCTCGACCGCATCAAGGCCCGACGCGCTCCGCCCGAATCTTGCTGATTCCCGTGCAAGTCATCTTCACGCCCCTGGCGGAGCGGCAGATCACTGCGTTGCACGACTATATCACCGGACAGGCAGGCCAACGTCGGGCGGACGCCTATGTCGGCCGCATCCTGTCATGCTGCCAGAGTCTCTCGACCTTCCCGCAACGAGGAAGCCGGCGCGACGACCTCTTGCCGGGATTGCGCACGATCGGCTTTGAGCGTCGAGTGACGATCGCGTTTGTCGTCGCTGCGGACGCCGTTCTGATCGAAGGCATCTTCTACGGCGGGCAAGATTTCGAGGCTTCGTTCCTCGACACCTGAGGCGACAGTCGCCGCCGGCCGCCCCCTACCCCGCCGAGCCCTGGGCGATCGGCGGCTGGAAGGTATATCCCATGTCCCAGGGGAAATAGATCCAGGTGTCCTGGCTGACCTCGGTGATGAAGGTGTCGACCAGCGGCCGGCCGAGGGGCTTGGCATAGACGGTGGCGACATGGGCCTTGGGCAGGCGGTCGCGCACCACGCGGGCGGTCTTGCCGGTGTCGACCAGGTCGTCGACCACCA from Labrys wisconsinensis encodes:
- a CDS encoding DUF427 domain-containing protein, giving the protein MKQPGPDHPITIELGTRRVRVLFNGFVVADTIRTLDLREAGHPLVRYVPREDADMRLLRRSDHETHCPYKGEASHFTIVADGREAENAVWSYEHPSRAMAAIAWHLAFYPDRVDAIEVLG
- a CDS encoding DUF427 domain-containing protein, with the translated sequence MKEPGPDHPITVTPNARRVRVVFNGRVVAETARALTLKESTYPAVQYIPREDADMSLFERTAHATHCPYKGDASYFTLRADGREAANAVWSYEHPYKAVSGIAGHLAFYPDRVDRIEELG
- a CDS encoding type II toxin-antitoxin system ParD family antitoxin, which encodes MRTTQQFSITLPHDMAEAVERKIASGSYASVSEVMRDGVRALLERDAAVERWLREEVLAGHAEYMADPDKGIPAEEILDRIKARRAPPESC
- a CDS encoding type II toxin-antitoxin system RelE/ParE family toxin, whose protein sequence is MPVQVIFTPLAERQITALHDYITGQAGQRRADAYVGRILSCCQSLSTFPQRGSRRDDLLPGLRTIGFERRVTIAFVVAADAVLIEGIFYGGQDFEASFLDT